A single Streptomyces sannanensis DNA region contains:
- a CDS encoding arylamine N-acetyltransferase family protein: MTHNALTADYLQRLGITHPETPSAEALFALQRAHLERVPYDNIGIQLGRPPGIDPELSARRFADGRGCYCFHLNGGFTALLEALGYDVTLHVGGVHEDPAGRGANGNHLALTVRVDDQAWFVDAGLGDGPHEPLPLREGTYTQGSFTYRMEPSTTEPGGWTFHNTPGSPFPVMEFRGTPATMADFADEHLRLSTAPDSPFVTTFAMLRRDAKGVDLLRGRVLIRIDAAGTASRELATADEWFDVIAGHFGRNLDDLEPADRTALWDRVTRAHEEWLASQENEAAQEN, encoded by the coding sequence ATGACGCACAACGCATTAACAGCGGACTACCTGCAGCGCCTGGGCATCACCCACCCCGAGACGCCCTCCGCCGAAGCGCTGTTCGCGCTTCAGCGGGCGCATCTAGAGCGCGTGCCGTACGACAACATCGGCATCCAGCTCGGCCGGCCGCCCGGCATCGACCCGGAACTCTCCGCGCGCCGCTTCGCCGACGGCCGGGGCTGCTACTGCTTCCACCTCAACGGAGGCTTCACCGCACTCCTCGAAGCACTCGGCTACGACGTCACCCTCCATGTCGGCGGCGTCCACGAGGATCCCGCGGGCCGCGGCGCCAACGGCAACCATCTCGCGCTGACCGTACGCGTCGACGACCAGGCCTGGTTCGTCGACGCCGGACTCGGCGACGGGCCCCATGAGCCGCTGCCGCTGCGCGAAGGGACCTACACCCAGGGATCCTTCACCTACCGGATGGAACCCTCCACCACCGAACCCGGCGGCTGGACCTTCCACAACACCCCCGGCAGCCCCTTCCCGGTCATGGAATTCCGGGGAACACCCGCCACCATGGCCGACTTCGCCGACGAACACCTGCGGCTGTCCACCGCGCCCGACTCCCCGTTCGTGACCACCTTCGCCATGCTGCGCCGCGACGCCAAGGGCGTGGACCTGCTGCGCGGCCGTGTCCTCATACGGATCGACGCCGCAGGCACCGCCTCCCGTGAACTGGCCACCGCCGACGAATGGTTCGACGTCATCGCCGGCCACTTCGGCCGCAACCTCGACGACCTCGAGCCCGCCGACCGCACCGCCCTGTGGGACCGGGTCACCCGCGCCCACGAGGAGTGGCTCGCCTCACAGGAGAACGAAGCGGCCCAGGAGAACTGA
- a CDS encoding type II toxin-antitoxin system VapC family toxin encodes MIYLDSCALMKLVVAEPETAALRTFLSARAAEGHVTSALSQTEVARALVRAAADPEVGDAAEDMLDRVLRIRITDPILRAAGMFSQRRLRSLDAIHLASAEHLEQALTAFVTYDKRLAEAAAERDLPVESPGAQRR; translated from the coding sequence TTGATCTACCTCGACTCCTGCGCGCTGATGAAGCTGGTCGTCGCCGAACCGGAGACCGCGGCCCTGCGGACCTTTCTGTCGGCGCGCGCGGCCGAGGGCCACGTGACCTCGGCGCTCTCCCAGACCGAGGTGGCCCGCGCACTGGTAAGGGCAGCGGCCGACCCGGAGGTGGGAGACGCCGCGGAGGACATGCTCGACCGCGTGCTGCGCATCCGGATCACCGATCCGATCCTCCGTGCCGCCGGGATGTTCTCGCAGCGCCGTCTGCGCAGCCTCGACGCGATCCATCTCGCGAGCGCCGAACACCTCGAACAGGCACTGACCGCGTTTGTCACCTACGACAAGCGCCTGGCCGAAGCTGCCGCCGAGCGGGACCTCCCCGTGGAGTCCCCCGGCGCTCAGCGGCGCTGA
- a CDS encoding type II toxin-antitoxin system prevent-host-death family antitoxin, with product MTTRVPIRQLQQHASELIDRVAAGERVEITRNGRLIAVLAPPDPEQRVLEDLIRTATVDPDNARSARGLGDWQPLTPRPGAPTRLSEVLLAMREEEDR from the coding sequence ATGACCACGAGAGTGCCCATCAGGCAGCTGCAGCAGCACGCCAGTGAACTCATCGACCGGGTCGCTGCCGGGGAGCGCGTGGAGATCACCCGCAACGGCAGGCTCATCGCGGTGCTTGCGCCGCCGGACCCGGAACAGCGGGTGCTGGAGGACCTCATCCGCACGGCCACCGTGGACCCGGACAACGCACGCTCGGCGCGCGGTCTCGGCGACTGGCAGCCGCTGACCCCTCGCCCCGGGGCGCCGACGCGGCTCTCAGAGGTGCTGCTGGCCATGAGGGAGGAAGAGGACCGTTGA
- a CDS encoding chorismate mutase: MNGIDPAVQAELQRLRDSIDNIDAALVHMLAERFKCTQQVGHLKARHALPPADPSREAQQIARLRALAESAKLDPAFAEKLLNFIIAEVIRHHETIANS; the protein is encoded by the coding sequence ATGAACGGGATCGACCCGGCCGTCCAGGCCGAACTGCAGCGCCTCCGCGACAGCATCGACAACATCGACGCGGCCCTGGTCCATATGCTGGCCGAACGCTTCAAATGCACCCAGCAGGTCGGCCACCTCAAGGCCCGCCACGCTCTGCCGCCCGCCGACCCGTCCCGCGAGGCCCAGCAGATCGCCCGGCTGCGTGCCCTCGCGGAGAGCGCCAAGCTCGACCCGGCGTTCGCCGAGAAGCTGCTGAACTTCATCATCGCGGAGGTCATCCGCCATCACGAGACGATCGCGAATTCCTGA